In Acidobacteriota bacterium, one genomic interval encodes:
- a CDS encoding alpha/beta fold hydrolase, with translation MSARSRGHRATRGRKLRALGGSDAGRTSGMRPDEKTRAAETRVGPPPSVPTPRAFPSGAAERRRAALHLRVRGRSGRGVPLVLLHGFTGAAEAWGAVVAHLRWPGPVAAVDLPGHHPASLVLPGEDFVAAVDRLAAALRREGLAPAAVAGYSMGGRLALGLAARHPHLPRLLVAIGAHPGLSRAEARERRRRDAAMAKRIAAGPIERFVEEWEALPLFASQRRRPPEALARQRAWRLRHRPRALARALAALGPGRQPDLRRALARFPGRLVALAGSEDRRYAELAREIAGLAPRGRFVVVPGSGHNLLLEAPAAVAREIERERRAEETNR, from the coding sequence ATGTCGGCCCGGTCTCGCGGCCATCGGGCGACCCGAGGCCGCAAGCTCCGGGCGCTCGGCGGCTCGGATGCCGGAAGGACCTCGGGGATGCGCCCGGACGAAAAGACGCGCGCCGCGGAAACTCGGGTGGGACCACCGCCGTCGGTTCCCACCCCGCGGGCCTTCCCCTCCGGTGCGGCCGAACGCCGGCGGGCGGCGCTCCACCTGCGGGTGCGGGGCCGCTCCGGCCGCGGCGTTCCCCTCGTGCTGCTCCACGGATTCACCGGAGCGGCGGAGGCGTGGGGCGCGGTCGTCGCGCACCTGCGCTGGCCGGGACCGGTGGCGGCGGTCGATCTTCCCGGCCACCACCCCGCGAGCCTCGTCCTGCCGGGCGAGGATTTCGTCGCCGCCGTCGACCGCCTCGCTGCGGCGCTTCGCCGGGAAGGGCTCGCCCCGGCAGCGGTGGCGGGCTATTCGATGGGAGGCCGGCTCGCTCTCGGGCTCGCGGCGCGCCATCCCCACCTGCCGCGGCTGCTGGTCGCGATCGGAGCCCATCCCGGGCTTTCCCGCGCCGAGGCCAGGGAGCGGAGGCGACGGGACGCGGCGATGGCGAAGCGGATCGCGGCGGGGCCGATCGAGCGCTTCGTGGAGGAATGGGAGGCCCTGCCCCTGTTCGCCTCACAGAGGCGCCGGCCGCCGGAGGCGCTCGCCCGCCAGCGCGCGTGGCGCCTCCGCCACCGTCCTCGGGCGCTGGCGCGCGCCCTCGCCGCCCTCGGCCCCGGCCGCCAGCCCGACCTCCGCCGCGCCCTCGCGCGGTTTCCGGGACGGCTCGTCGCCCTCGCCGGATCGGAGGACCGGCGCTACGCCGAGCTGGCGCGGGAGATCGCCGGACTCGCTCCGCGCGGCCGGTTCGTCGTCGTACCGGGCTCGGGTCACAATCTCCTCCTCGAGGCGCCCGCCGCCGTCGCGAGGGAGATCGAGCGGGAGCGCCGCGCGGAGGAGACGAACCGATGA